The following are encoded in a window of Amycolatopsis lexingtonensis genomic DNA:
- a CDS encoding ANTAR domain-containing response regulator, with protein sequence MTGGHEQLTARLDEVTVAMESLTAMLDTELDLGQMLQAVCDHVVHVVPGADMASITLVREGVPETVASTDQRAVNFDREQYRIGDGPCLRAAETGQPVRVGVGAVGDIWPQFVTAAEQLGVASFLAAPLTVDEDMSGAVNLFGFGEHGFSELGTKILELYTATVVFGLRSARRYFAARELVDQLNRALETRAVIDQAKGILMAAHRITAEEAFQRLVKRSQDGNRKLHEVAADFVAAVVTTTA encoded by the coding sequence ATGACGGGCGGCCACGAGCAGCTCACCGCACGGCTGGACGAAGTCACGGTCGCGATGGAGTCGCTGACCGCGATGCTGGACACCGAGCTGGACCTCGGCCAGATGCTGCAGGCGGTGTGCGACCACGTGGTGCACGTGGTGCCGGGAGCCGACATGGCGAGCATCACCCTCGTGCGCGAAGGCGTTCCGGAAACGGTCGCCAGCACCGACCAGCGAGCGGTCAACTTCGACCGCGAGCAGTACCGCATCGGCGACGGCCCGTGCCTGCGTGCCGCCGAGACCGGCCAGCCGGTCCGGGTCGGCGTCGGTGCGGTGGGGGACATCTGGCCGCAGTTCGTGACGGCGGCCGAGCAGCTGGGGGTGGCCAGTTTCCTGGCGGCCCCGCTGACGGTGGACGAGGACATGTCCGGCGCGGTCAACCTCTTCGGGTTCGGCGAGCACGGTTTCAGCGAGCTGGGCACGAAGATCCTGGAGCTGTACACGGCGACCGTGGTGTTCGGCCTGCGCAGCGCGCGGCGGTACTTCGCGGCTCGCGAGCTGGTGGACCAGCTCAACCGGGCGCTGGAGACGCGCGCGGTGATCGACCAGGCCAAGGGGATCCTGATGGCGGCGCACCGGATCACGGCGGAGGAGGCGTTCCAGCGGCTCGTGAAGCGGTCGCAGGACGGCAACCGCAAGCTGCACGAGGTGGCGGCGGACTTCGTGGCGGCGGTGGTGACGACGACGGCGTGA